In the Pseudanabaena sp. PCC 7367 genome, one interval contains:
- a CDS encoding lipoate--protein ligase family protein, with translation MSAIPSPDLSWRLIPYQNAAAGLNMAIDRYCLNAATQSIQVNDDLEPKRENDRAVKDISRAETGRSMLRFYGWQRPTISLGHHQRRIPEHWSELAQELDLAMVRRPSGGRAVLHHHDLTYAIVTRAPFPNRDQTYRHMCEFLIKGLAKLGIEVNYGAAKRNYMHNPSCFNTATNADLVVADGRKLVGSAQVYAHGWLLQHGTIAIQPDYALLEKVFRTKVPIVGVAELLKCEAIEAIEENANSLNPRHGAIANSSTSLLTDLQAKLIKVLSGAASEHFQVELVSEPLMEQEMGTIAALEQGFSEGLLAQSISV, from the coding sequence ATGTCAGCTATTCCATCCCCTGATTTGTCCTGGCGACTGATTCCCTATCAAAATGCAGCAGCGGGTTTGAATATGGCGATCGATCGCTATTGCCTAAATGCGGCGACTCAATCTATTCAGGTTAACGATGATTTAGAACCAAAGCGGGAGAATGATCGAGCTGTAAAGGATATCAGTAGGGCTGAAACAGGGCGATCGATGCTCCGTTTTTATGGTTGGCAGAGGCCGACAATCTCGCTTGGTCATCACCAGCGGCGCATTCCTGAGCATTGGTCCGAGCTAGCGCAAGAGTTGGATTTAGCGATGGTACGTCGTCCCAGTGGGGGGCGGGCGGTGTTGCACCACCATGATTTAACCTATGCGATCGTGACCAGGGCTCCATTTCCTAACCGCGACCAAACCTATCGCCATATGTGTGAGTTTTTAATTAAGGGATTGGCCAAGTTGGGGATTGAAGTGAATTATGGCGCGGCCAAACGTAACTATATGCATAATCCCAGTTGTTTTAATACGGCCACCAATGCCGACCTGGTGGTGGCGGATGGGCGCAAGCTGGTTGGTAGTGCCCAGGTTTATGCTCATGGTTGGCTGCTGCAACATGGCACGATCGCAATTCAACCTGACTATGCGCTATTAGAAAAAGTATTTAGAACTAAGGTGCCGATCGTGGGGGTGGCGGAGCTATTGAAGTGCGAGGCGATCGAGGCGATCGAAGAGAATGCTAATAGTTTAAATCCAAGACATGGAGCGATCGCTAACTCGTCAACTAGTTTATTGACTGATTTACAAGCCAAGCTAATTAAGGTGCTTTCTGGGGCTGCCAGTGAGCATTTTCAGGTTGAATTAGTGTCTGAACCGCTGATGGAGCAAGAAATGGGGACGATCGCCGCCCTTGAGCAAGGCTTTAGTGAGGGTCTATTAGCCCAGTCGATTAGCGTTTGA
- a CDS encoding GNAT family N-acetyltransferase: protein MKGWQIPEPLLTLQTKRLVLRRLVLDDAADLFEYAQDPLVSKYTYWTPHRSIADSQEFLTGLAEQYERDRLIHWGIVLASEAKLIGTCGFVNWHPAHARAEIGYALARSHWHNGYMTEAVSAAIAFGFHVMMLNRIEAMCMKENVASARVLEKAGMQFEGVLREYAFVKGAYLDLSLYAILKPKAANRAVL from the coding sequence ATGAAGGGTTGGCAAATTCCAGAGCCGCTATTAACGCTCCAGACGAAAAGACTTGTGCTCAGACGCTTGGTGCTGGATGATGCGGCCGATCTATTTGAATATGCTCAAGATCCATTGGTAAGCAAATACACTTACTGGACACCCCATCGATCGATCGCTGACAGCCAGGAATTTTTAACCGGTCTAGCCGAGCAATATGAACGCGATCGTCTGATCCATTGGGGTATTGTGTTAGCCAGTGAAGCCAAATTAATTGGCACCTGCGGCTTTGTGAATTGGCATCCCGCCCATGCCAGAGCAGAAATTGGCTATGCGCTGGCGCGATCCCATTGGCACAATGGCTATATGACTGAAGCAGTGAGCGCGGCGATCGCGTTTGGGTTTCATGTGATGATGCTGAATCGAATTGAAGCAATGTGTATGAAGGAAAATGTGGCTTCAGCCAGGGTCTTAGAAAAGGCAGGAATGCAATTTGAAGGGGTGTTGCGTGAATATGCCTTCGTAAAGGGCGCATATCTAGATTTAAGCCTCTATGCAATCCTCAAACCCAAGGCTGCTAATCGAGCAGTGTTATAA
- a CDS encoding J domain-containing protein → MHQFECYRVLGLPRNASLDDVKTAYRRLARKYHPDINRDDPTAADKFRLVQEAYQLLKNTGNEPTIRPHRSPQAGVKVRTAHHSDRSDRTANPDRHNHTQRSHARNAQPNQKTNAGHRPPPPPPKTAPPKPSQETKQTTKERRAQWFANAAKRKYRKSSANGGKNKKRTTPGSSNGSNIDPEVKLKSDTLRRLQDLLKQKKYVVAIAVAEGMREKFSTSPEVIHWQAVSYHRWGSDLLMQGDFKKAELYLNKALTTDPRNRELCFEVKRDLERIGRHQSQDDN, encoded by the coding sequence ATGCATCAATTTGAATGCTATCGAGTATTAGGATTACCCCGCAACGCTTCTCTGGACGATGTCAAGACAGCGTATCGGCGTTTGGCGCGTAAATACCATCCTGACATCAATCGTGATGATCCCACGGCGGCGGATAAGTTTCGACTGGTGCAAGAAGCCTATCAATTGCTCAAGAATACTGGCAATGAGCCCACCATCCGCCCGCATCGATCGCCCCAGGCAGGAGTAAAGGTCAGGACAGCCCATCATAGCGATCGTAGCGATCGTACTGCCAATCCCGATCGCCATAATCACACCCAACGTTCCCACGCACGAAACGCTCAACCCAATCAAAAGACCAATGCTGGTCATCGGCCACCGCCACCACCACCAAAAACAGCTCCGCCCAAACCATCGCAAGAGACCAAACAAACCACCAAAGAAAGGCGTGCCCAATGGTTTGCCAATGCTGCTAAACGCAAATATCGCAAATCTAGTGCTAATGGCGGCAAAAACAAAAAACGAACTACACCTGGCAGCAGTAATGGCAGCAACATCGACCCCGAGGTCAAACTAAAGTCAGATACCCTGAGACGATTGCAGGATTTGCTCAAGCAGAAAAAGTATGTGGTAGCGATCGCGGTGGCGGAGGGAATGCGCGAGAAATTTTCTACCTCACCGGAAGTAATCCACTGGCAAGCGGTATCCTATCATCGTTGGGGTAGTGATTTGCTCATGCAGGGGGACTTCAAAAAAGCCGAACTGTACTTAAATAAGGCTTTAACCACTGATCCACGCAATCGGGAATTGTGTTTTGAAGTCAAGCGTGATCTAGAGCGGATTGGACGACATCAATCCCAGGATGATAATTGA